In a genomic window of Acropora muricata isolate sample 2 chromosome 2, ASM3666990v1, whole genome shotgun sequence:
- the LOC136899213 gene encoding uncharacterized protein isoform X1: protein MMFTRSLLNKALYGPSRTTVNTEIKDVLSRDHVLQKGEWNENVQSSPWTTSFAISFKNPGRKDVQRVGDIKKNVSGIVLGSAEGRSLATTAEDFDNKVEGVPEKIVPSLSTNIADFSPKYMSDKSFGKSKSLYATSFSKKNQALQGANARNRAECQEHTNDLNTTHFQLGTHGNVCESEMTSSFQNKSSYNSQEKYATTRLHSIGAVETCKSSVFRSGDWNEAESSPQPCSVTCQDFHSKPFSVDASDCNTNTEVNSKKLNTETRCPVDSTDGSNQPYYQCRTHFVLGNDREERSSLYHKDFMLGNCKYLSKPLLLAPPPISSKVFPGTEEGLYEPSHSTKKADFENLETHIQQIGQGRGAQTKLNWERHNAVAVVLSCDAKRHTGDRQSSIVSVTYQRTPSSVTGADYRVPTSELKCLSPRKAPRSRYRYLDSDGALLTSPVWPIPPETKEKFNTTENKTAAEVSMKYKSKRDDCRERIHDNRRSHFQFGSNVDFKHSEQRDQFSSSNHVDQSLPAAGKSEGPEGKYSHVYQRSVNQQDPMNINLRKAFLEFDTSLSGKISKDDLCKVMISLSITMNRETFEKICEMCDSNHSGLIDYREFSKHLSKDELTISRGAKSPSSSVMKTDFCPPEQRKWTSAQQRAIEMSERIATLRVSSHYFHEHNTGAPRLSTTAQDFVRPDRMLGSQHIQSK, encoded by the exons ATGATGTTTACAAGAAGCTTATTAAACAAAGCATTGTATGGACCTTCCCGTACAACTGTAAATACGGAAATCAAAGACGTGCTTTCACGCGATCATGTGTTGCAAAAGGGCGAATGGAATGAAAATGTGCAAAGCAGTCCGTGGACAACTTCTTTCGCGATCTCTTTTAAG AATCCGGGACGGAAAGATGTCCAACGTGTAGGAGATATTAAG AAGAATGTCTCCGGCATTGTGTTGGGTTCAGCGGAGGGGCGTTCACTGGCGACCACTGCTGAGGACTTTGACAACAAAGTTGAAGGAGTTCCCGAGAAAATAGTTCCCAGTTTATCAACAAACATTGCG GATTTTTCTCCAAAGTACATGTCTGATAAATCATTTGGGAAATCTAAATCATTGTACGCAACCTCATTTTCAAAg aaaaatcaaGCATTGCAAGGTGCAAATGCAAGAAATAGAGCCGAATGTCAAGAACATACCAATGATCTGAATACAACCCACTTTCAACTAGGAACACATGGCAATGT ATGTGAGAGTGAGATGACATCATCTTTCCAGAACAAATCAAGTTATAACTCTCAAGAGAAATATGCTACTACCCGCTTGCACTCCATTGGTGCAGTGGAAACATGTAAATCAAGTGTTTTCAGAAGTGGCGACTGGAATGAAGCTGAATCAAGCCCTCAGCCATGCTCTGTCACTTGTCAGGATTTTCATAGCAAACCATTTTCAGTTGATGCTAGTGATTGCAATACCAACACAGAAGTGAACTCTAAAAAACTGAACACGGAAACTAGATGTCCTGTTGATTCTACAG ATGGCTCAAACCAACCCTATTACCAGTGTAGAACTCACTTTGTG TTAGGAAATGACAGAGAGGAAAGAAGCTCTCTCTATCACAAAG ATTTTATGCTCGGTAATTGCAAGTACTTGTCCAAACCACTACTCCTGGCACCCCCACCAATCTCATCTAAG GTTTTTCCGGGTACTGAAGAAGGTTTATATGAACCCTCACACTCAACTAAAAAGGCAGACTTTGAAAACCTTGAGACCCACATTCAGCAAATTGGACAG GGAAGAGGTGCTCAAACAAAGTTGAATTGG GAACGCCACAATGCGGTTGCTGTTGTATTATCATGTGATGCAAAACGTCATACAGGAGACAGGCAATCATCAA TCGTGAGTGTTACATATCAGAGGACTCCATCTTCAGTGACAGGTGCTGACTATCGGGTTCCTACAAGTGAGCTTAAATGCTTGAGTCCACGGAAGGCACCTAGAAGTAGATATCGTTATTTGGACAGTGATGGAGCCCTGCTGACATCACCAGTCTGGCCCATACCTCCTGAAACAAAG GAGAAGTTTAATACCACTGAAAATAAAACAGCAGCCGAAGTGTCAATGAAGTATAAAAGCAAAAGAGATGATTGTAGGGAAAGAATACATGACAATAGGAGAAGTCATTTTCAGTTTGGCTCAAATGTGGATTTCAAACACTCAGAACAA CGTGACCAGTTCTCGTCCAGCAATCATGTTGACCAGTCTCTTCCTGCTGCTGGCAAGAGTGAAGGCCCTGAGGGGAAATACTCTCATGTTTATCAGAG GTCTGTCAACCAACAGGACCCTATGAATATTAACTTGAGGAAAGCCTTTTTGGAATTTGACACAAGTTT AAGTGGCAAAATCTCCAAAGATGACTTGTGTAAAGTGATGATCAGTCTCAGCATCACGATGAACAgggaaacatttgaaaaaatatGTGAAAT GTGTGATTCAAATCATTCTGGCCTCATTGACTACCGAGAGTTTTCCAAACACTTAAGTAAAGATGAACTGACTATCAGTCGAGGAGCCAAATCTCCAAGTTCATCCGTGATGAAGACTGATTTCTGTCCACCAGAACAAAGAAA ATGGACGTCAGCGCAGCAGCGCGCCATTGAAATGTCAGAGAGGATTGCAACTTTGCGTGTGAGCTCGCACTATTTTCACGAACACAACACAGGAG CTCCTCGTTTGTCAACCACCGCCCAAGATTTCGTGAGACCGGACAGAATGCTAG GGTCACAACACATCCAGAGTAAATAG
- the LOC136899213 gene encoding uncharacterized protein isoform X2: protein MMFTRSLLNKALYGPSRTTVNTEIKDVLSRDHVLQKGEWNENVQSSPWTTSFAISFKNPGRKDVQRVGDIKNVSGIVLGSAEGRSLATTAEDFDNKVEGVPEKIVPSLSTNIADFSPKYMSDKSFGKSKSLYATSFSKKNQALQGANARNRAECQEHTNDLNTTHFQLGTHGNVCESEMTSSFQNKSSYNSQEKYATTRLHSIGAVETCKSSVFRSGDWNEAESSPQPCSVTCQDFHSKPFSVDASDCNTNTEVNSKKLNTETRCPVDSTDGSNQPYYQCRTHFVLGNDREERSSLYHKDFMLGNCKYLSKPLLLAPPPISSKVFPGTEEGLYEPSHSTKKADFENLETHIQQIGQGRGAQTKLNWERHNAVAVVLSCDAKRHTGDRQSSIVSVTYQRTPSSVTGADYRVPTSELKCLSPRKAPRSRYRYLDSDGALLTSPVWPIPPETKEKFNTTENKTAAEVSMKYKSKRDDCRERIHDNRRSHFQFGSNVDFKHSEQRDQFSSSNHVDQSLPAAGKSEGPEGKYSHVYQRSVNQQDPMNINLRKAFLEFDTSLSGKISKDDLCKVMISLSITMNRETFEKICEMCDSNHSGLIDYREFSKHLSKDELTISRGAKSPSSSVMKTDFCPPEQRKWTSAQQRAIEMSERIATLRVSSHYFHEHNTGAPRLSTTAQDFVRPDRMLGSQHIQSK from the exons ATGATGTTTACAAGAAGCTTATTAAACAAAGCATTGTATGGACCTTCCCGTACAACTGTAAATACGGAAATCAAAGACGTGCTTTCACGCGATCATGTGTTGCAAAAGGGCGAATGGAATGAAAATGTGCAAAGCAGTCCGTGGACAACTTCTTTCGCGATCTCTTTTAAG AATCCGGGACGGAAAGATGTCCAACGTGTAGGAGATATTAAG AATGTCTCCGGCATTGTGTTGGGTTCAGCGGAGGGGCGTTCACTGGCGACCACTGCTGAGGACTTTGACAACAAAGTTGAAGGAGTTCCCGAGAAAATAGTTCCCAGTTTATCAACAAACATTGCG GATTTTTCTCCAAAGTACATGTCTGATAAATCATTTGGGAAATCTAAATCATTGTACGCAACCTCATTTTCAAAg aaaaatcaaGCATTGCAAGGTGCAAATGCAAGAAATAGAGCCGAATGTCAAGAACATACCAATGATCTGAATACAACCCACTTTCAACTAGGAACACATGGCAATGT ATGTGAGAGTGAGATGACATCATCTTTCCAGAACAAATCAAGTTATAACTCTCAAGAGAAATATGCTACTACCCGCTTGCACTCCATTGGTGCAGTGGAAACATGTAAATCAAGTGTTTTCAGAAGTGGCGACTGGAATGAAGCTGAATCAAGCCCTCAGCCATGCTCTGTCACTTGTCAGGATTTTCATAGCAAACCATTTTCAGTTGATGCTAGTGATTGCAATACCAACACAGAAGTGAACTCTAAAAAACTGAACACGGAAACTAGATGTCCTGTTGATTCTACAG ATGGCTCAAACCAACCCTATTACCAGTGTAGAACTCACTTTGTG TTAGGAAATGACAGAGAGGAAAGAAGCTCTCTCTATCACAAAG ATTTTATGCTCGGTAATTGCAAGTACTTGTCCAAACCACTACTCCTGGCACCCCCACCAATCTCATCTAAG GTTTTTCCGGGTACTGAAGAAGGTTTATATGAACCCTCACACTCAACTAAAAAGGCAGACTTTGAAAACCTTGAGACCCACATTCAGCAAATTGGACAG GGAAGAGGTGCTCAAACAAAGTTGAATTGG GAACGCCACAATGCGGTTGCTGTTGTATTATCATGTGATGCAAAACGTCATACAGGAGACAGGCAATCATCAA TCGTGAGTGTTACATATCAGAGGACTCCATCTTCAGTGACAGGTGCTGACTATCGGGTTCCTACAAGTGAGCTTAAATGCTTGAGTCCACGGAAGGCACCTAGAAGTAGATATCGTTATTTGGACAGTGATGGAGCCCTGCTGACATCACCAGTCTGGCCCATACCTCCTGAAACAAAG GAGAAGTTTAATACCACTGAAAATAAAACAGCAGCCGAAGTGTCAATGAAGTATAAAAGCAAAAGAGATGATTGTAGGGAAAGAATACATGACAATAGGAGAAGTCATTTTCAGTTTGGCTCAAATGTGGATTTCAAACACTCAGAACAA CGTGACCAGTTCTCGTCCAGCAATCATGTTGACCAGTCTCTTCCTGCTGCTGGCAAGAGTGAAGGCCCTGAGGGGAAATACTCTCATGTTTATCAGAG GTCTGTCAACCAACAGGACCCTATGAATATTAACTTGAGGAAAGCCTTTTTGGAATTTGACACAAGTTT AAGTGGCAAAATCTCCAAAGATGACTTGTGTAAAGTGATGATCAGTCTCAGCATCACGATGAACAgggaaacatttgaaaaaatatGTGAAAT GTGTGATTCAAATCATTCTGGCCTCATTGACTACCGAGAGTTTTCCAAACACTTAAGTAAAGATGAACTGACTATCAGTCGAGGAGCCAAATCTCCAAGTTCATCCGTGATGAAGACTGATTTCTGTCCACCAGAACAAAGAAA ATGGACGTCAGCGCAGCAGCGCGCCATTGAAATGTCAGAGAGGATTGCAACTTTGCGTGTGAGCTCGCACTATTTTCACGAACACAACACAGGAG CTCCTCGTTTGTCAACCACCGCCCAAGATTTCGTGAGACCGGACAGAATGCTAG GGTCACAACACATCCAGAGTAAATAG
- the LOC136899213 gene encoding uncharacterized protein isoform X4, which produces MMFTRSLLNKALYGPSRTTVNTEIKDVLSRDHVLQKGEWNENVQSSPWTTSFAISFKNPGRKDVQRVGDIKNVSGIVLGSAEGRSLATTAEDFDNKVEGVPEKIVPSLSTNIADFSPKYMSDKSFGKSKSLYATSFSKKNQALQGANARNRAECQEHTNDLNTTHFQLGTHGNVCESEMTSSFQNKSSYNSQEKYATTRLHSIGAVETCKSSVFRSGDWNEAESSPQPCSVTCQDFHSKPFSVDASDCNTNTEVNSKKLNTETRCPVDSTDGSNQPYYQCRTHFVLGNDREERSSLYHKDFMLGNCKYLSKPLLLAPPPISSKVFPGTEEGLYEPSHSTKKADFENLETHIQQIGQGRGAQTKLNWERHNAVAVVLSCDAKRHTGDRQSSMTGADYRVPTSELKCLSPRKAPRSRYRYLDSDGALLTSPVWPIPPETKEKFNTTENKTAAEVSMKYKSKRDDCRERIHDNRRSHFQFGSNVDFKHSEQRDQFSSSNHVDQSLPAAGKSEGPEGKYSHVYQRSVNQQDPMNINLRKAFLEFDTSLSGKISKDDLCKVMISLSITMNRETFEKICEMCDSNHSGLIDYREFSKHLSKDELTISRGAKSPSSSVMKTDFCPPEQRKWTSAQQRAIEMSERIATLRVSSHYFHEHNTGAPRLSTTAQDFVRPDRMLGSQHIQSK; this is translated from the exons ATGATGTTTACAAGAAGCTTATTAAACAAAGCATTGTATGGACCTTCCCGTACAACTGTAAATACGGAAATCAAAGACGTGCTTTCACGCGATCATGTGTTGCAAAAGGGCGAATGGAATGAAAATGTGCAAAGCAGTCCGTGGACAACTTCTTTCGCGATCTCTTTTAAG AATCCGGGACGGAAAGATGTCCAACGTGTAGGAGATATTAAG AATGTCTCCGGCATTGTGTTGGGTTCAGCGGAGGGGCGTTCACTGGCGACCACTGCTGAGGACTTTGACAACAAAGTTGAAGGAGTTCCCGAGAAAATAGTTCCCAGTTTATCAACAAACATTGCG GATTTTTCTCCAAAGTACATGTCTGATAAATCATTTGGGAAATCTAAATCATTGTACGCAACCTCATTTTCAAAg aaaaatcaaGCATTGCAAGGTGCAAATGCAAGAAATAGAGCCGAATGTCAAGAACATACCAATGATCTGAATACAACCCACTTTCAACTAGGAACACATGGCAATGT ATGTGAGAGTGAGATGACATCATCTTTCCAGAACAAATCAAGTTATAACTCTCAAGAGAAATATGCTACTACCCGCTTGCACTCCATTGGTGCAGTGGAAACATGTAAATCAAGTGTTTTCAGAAGTGGCGACTGGAATGAAGCTGAATCAAGCCCTCAGCCATGCTCTGTCACTTGTCAGGATTTTCATAGCAAACCATTTTCAGTTGATGCTAGTGATTGCAATACCAACACAGAAGTGAACTCTAAAAAACTGAACACGGAAACTAGATGTCCTGTTGATTCTACAG ATGGCTCAAACCAACCCTATTACCAGTGTAGAACTCACTTTGTG TTAGGAAATGACAGAGAGGAAAGAAGCTCTCTCTATCACAAAG ATTTTATGCTCGGTAATTGCAAGTACTTGTCCAAACCACTACTCCTGGCACCCCCACCAATCTCATCTAAG GTTTTTCCGGGTACTGAAGAAGGTTTATATGAACCCTCACACTCAACTAAAAAGGCAGACTTTGAAAACCTTGAGACCCACATTCAGCAAATTGGACAG GGAAGAGGTGCTCAAACAAAGTTGAATTGG GAACGCCACAATGCGGTTGCTGTTGTATTATCATGTGATGCAAAACGTCATACAGGAGACAGGCAATCATCAA TGACAGGTGCTGACTATCGGGTTCCTACAAGTGAGCTTAAATGCTTGAGTCCACGGAAGGCACCTAGAAGTAGATATCGTTATTTGGACAGTGATGGAGCCCTGCTGACATCACCAGTCTGGCCCATACCTCCTGAAACAAAG GAGAAGTTTAATACCACTGAAAATAAAACAGCAGCCGAAGTGTCAATGAAGTATAAAAGCAAAAGAGATGATTGTAGGGAAAGAATACATGACAATAGGAGAAGTCATTTTCAGTTTGGCTCAAATGTGGATTTCAAACACTCAGAACAA CGTGACCAGTTCTCGTCCAGCAATCATGTTGACCAGTCTCTTCCTGCTGCTGGCAAGAGTGAAGGCCCTGAGGGGAAATACTCTCATGTTTATCAGAG GTCTGTCAACCAACAGGACCCTATGAATATTAACTTGAGGAAAGCCTTTTTGGAATTTGACACAAGTTT AAGTGGCAAAATCTCCAAAGATGACTTGTGTAAAGTGATGATCAGTCTCAGCATCACGATGAACAgggaaacatttgaaaaaatatGTGAAAT GTGTGATTCAAATCATTCTGGCCTCATTGACTACCGAGAGTTTTCCAAACACTTAAGTAAAGATGAACTGACTATCAGTCGAGGAGCCAAATCTCCAAGTTCATCCGTGATGAAGACTGATTTCTGTCCACCAGAACAAAGAAA ATGGACGTCAGCGCAGCAGCGCGCCATTGAAATGTCAGAGAGGATTGCAACTTTGCGTGTGAGCTCGCACTATTTTCACGAACACAACACAGGAG CTCCTCGTTTGTCAACCACCGCCCAAGATTTCGTGAGACCGGACAGAATGCTAG GGTCACAACACATCCAGAGTAAATAG
- the LOC136899213 gene encoding uncharacterized protein isoform X3 — translation MMFTRSLLNKALYGPSRTTVNTEIKDVLSRDHVLQKGEWNENVQSSPWTTSFAISFKNPGRKDVQRVGDIKKNVSGIVLGSAEGRSLATTAEDFDNKVEGVPEKIVPSLSTNIADFSPKYMSDKSFGKSKSLYATSFSKKNQALQGANARNRAECQEHTNDLNTTHFQLGTHGNVCESEMTSSFQNKSSYNSQEKYATTRLHSIGAVETCKSSVFRSGDWNEAESSPQPCSVTCQDFHSKPFSVDASDCNTNTEVNSKKLNTETRCPVDSTDGSNQPYYQCRTHFVLGNDREERSSLYHKDFMLGNCKYLSKPLLLAPPPISSKVFPGTEEGLYEPSHSTKKADFENLETHIQQIGQGRGAQTKLNWERHNAVAVVLSCDAKRHTGDRQSSMTGADYRVPTSELKCLSPRKAPRSRYRYLDSDGALLTSPVWPIPPETKEKFNTTENKTAAEVSMKYKSKRDDCRERIHDNRRSHFQFGSNVDFKHSEQRDQFSSSNHVDQSLPAAGKSEGPEGKYSHVYQRSVNQQDPMNINLRKAFLEFDTSLSGKISKDDLCKVMISLSITMNRETFEKICEMCDSNHSGLIDYREFSKHLSKDELTISRGAKSPSSSVMKTDFCPPEQRKWTSAQQRAIEMSERIATLRVSSHYFHEHNTGAPRLSTTAQDFVRPDRMLGSQHIQSK, via the exons ATGATGTTTACAAGAAGCTTATTAAACAAAGCATTGTATGGACCTTCCCGTACAACTGTAAATACGGAAATCAAAGACGTGCTTTCACGCGATCATGTGTTGCAAAAGGGCGAATGGAATGAAAATGTGCAAAGCAGTCCGTGGACAACTTCTTTCGCGATCTCTTTTAAG AATCCGGGACGGAAAGATGTCCAACGTGTAGGAGATATTAAG AAGAATGTCTCCGGCATTGTGTTGGGTTCAGCGGAGGGGCGTTCACTGGCGACCACTGCTGAGGACTTTGACAACAAAGTTGAAGGAGTTCCCGAGAAAATAGTTCCCAGTTTATCAACAAACATTGCG GATTTTTCTCCAAAGTACATGTCTGATAAATCATTTGGGAAATCTAAATCATTGTACGCAACCTCATTTTCAAAg aaaaatcaaGCATTGCAAGGTGCAAATGCAAGAAATAGAGCCGAATGTCAAGAACATACCAATGATCTGAATACAACCCACTTTCAACTAGGAACACATGGCAATGT ATGTGAGAGTGAGATGACATCATCTTTCCAGAACAAATCAAGTTATAACTCTCAAGAGAAATATGCTACTACCCGCTTGCACTCCATTGGTGCAGTGGAAACATGTAAATCAAGTGTTTTCAGAAGTGGCGACTGGAATGAAGCTGAATCAAGCCCTCAGCCATGCTCTGTCACTTGTCAGGATTTTCATAGCAAACCATTTTCAGTTGATGCTAGTGATTGCAATACCAACACAGAAGTGAACTCTAAAAAACTGAACACGGAAACTAGATGTCCTGTTGATTCTACAG ATGGCTCAAACCAACCCTATTACCAGTGTAGAACTCACTTTGTG TTAGGAAATGACAGAGAGGAAAGAAGCTCTCTCTATCACAAAG ATTTTATGCTCGGTAATTGCAAGTACTTGTCCAAACCACTACTCCTGGCACCCCCACCAATCTCATCTAAG GTTTTTCCGGGTACTGAAGAAGGTTTATATGAACCCTCACACTCAACTAAAAAGGCAGACTTTGAAAACCTTGAGACCCACATTCAGCAAATTGGACAG GGAAGAGGTGCTCAAACAAAGTTGAATTGG GAACGCCACAATGCGGTTGCTGTTGTATTATCATGTGATGCAAAACGTCATACAGGAGACAGGCAATCATCAA TGACAGGTGCTGACTATCGGGTTCCTACAAGTGAGCTTAAATGCTTGAGTCCACGGAAGGCACCTAGAAGTAGATATCGTTATTTGGACAGTGATGGAGCCCTGCTGACATCACCAGTCTGGCCCATACCTCCTGAAACAAAG GAGAAGTTTAATACCACTGAAAATAAAACAGCAGCCGAAGTGTCAATGAAGTATAAAAGCAAAAGAGATGATTGTAGGGAAAGAATACATGACAATAGGAGAAGTCATTTTCAGTTTGGCTCAAATGTGGATTTCAAACACTCAGAACAA CGTGACCAGTTCTCGTCCAGCAATCATGTTGACCAGTCTCTTCCTGCTGCTGGCAAGAGTGAAGGCCCTGAGGGGAAATACTCTCATGTTTATCAGAG GTCTGTCAACCAACAGGACCCTATGAATATTAACTTGAGGAAAGCCTTTTTGGAATTTGACACAAGTTT AAGTGGCAAAATCTCCAAAGATGACTTGTGTAAAGTGATGATCAGTCTCAGCATCACGATGAACAgggaaacatttgaaaaaatatGTGAAAT GTGTGATTCAAATCATTCTGGCCTCATTGACTACCGAGAGTTTTCCAAACACTTAAGTAAAGATGAACTGACTATCAGTCGAGGAGCCAAATCTCCAAGTTCATCCGTGATGAAGACTGATTTCTGTCCACCAGAACAAAGAAA ATGGACGTCAGCGCAGCAGCGCGCCATTGAAATGTCAGAGAGGATTGCAACTTTGCGTGTGAGCTCGCACTATTTTCACGAACACAACACAGGAG CTCCTCGTTTGTCAACCACCGCCCAAGATTTCGTGAGACCGGACAGAATGCTAG GGTCACAACACATCCAGAGTAAATAG
- the LOC136899213 gene encoding uncharacterized protein isoform X5: MSDKSFGKSKSLYATSFSKKNQALQGANARNRAECQEHTNDLNTTHFQLGTHGNVCESEMTSSFQNKSSYNSQEKYATTRLHSIGAVETCKSSVFRSGDWNEAESSPQPCSVTCQDFHSKPFSVDASDCNTNTEVNSKKLNTETRCPVDSTDGSNQPYYQCRTHFVLGNDREERSSLYHKDFMLGNCKYLSKPLLLAPPPISSKVFPGTEEGLYEPSHSTKKADFENLETHIQQIGQGRGAQTKLNWERHNAVAVVLSCDAKRHTGDRQSSIVSVTYQRTPSSVTGADYRVPTSELKCLSPRKAPRSRYRYLDSDGALLTSPVWPIPPETKEKFNTTENKTAAEVSMKYKSKRDDCRERIHDNRRSHFQFGSNVDFKHSEQRDQFSSSNHVDQSLPAAGKSEGPEGKYSHVYQRSVNQQDPMNINLRKAFLEFDTSLSGKISKDDLCKVMISLSITMNRETFEKICEMCDSNHSGLIDYREFSKHLSKDELTISRGAKSPSSSVMKTDFCPPEQRKWTSAQQRAIEMSERIATLRVSSHYFHEHNTGAPRLSTTAQDFVRPDRMLGSQHIQSK, translated from the exons ATGTCTGATAAATCATTTGGGAAATCTAAATCATTGTACGCAACCTCATTTTCAAAg aaaaatcaaGCATTGCAAGGTGCAAATGCAAGAAATAGAGCCGAATGTCAAGAACATACCAATGATCTGAATACAACCCACTTTCAACTAGGAACACATGGCAATGT ATGTGAGAGTGAGATGACATCATCTTTCCAGAACAAATCAAGTTATAACTCTCAAGAGAAATATGCTACTACCCGCTTGCACTCCATTGGTGCAGTGGAAACATGTAAATCAAGTGTTTTCAGAAGTGGCGACTGGAATGAAGCTGAATCAAGCCCTCAGCCATGCTCTGTCACTTGTCAGGATTTTCATAGCAAACCATTTTCAGTTGATGCTAGTGATTGCAATACCAACACAGAAGTGAACTCTAAAAAACTGAACACGGAAACTAGATGTCCTGTTGATTCTACAG ATGGCTCAAACCAACCCTATTACCAGTGTAGAACTCACTTTGTG TTAGGAAATGACAGAGAGGAAAGAAGCTCTCTCTATCACAAAG ATTTTATGCTCGGTAATTGCAAGTACTTGTCCAAACCACTACTCCTGGCACCCCCACCAATCTCATCTAAG GTTTTTCCGGGTACTGAAGAAGGTTTATATGAACCCTCACACTCAACTAAAAAGGCAGACTTTGAAAACCTTGAGACCCACATTCAGCAAATTGGACAG GGAAGAGGTGCTCAAACAAAGTTGAATTGG GAACGCCACAATGCGGTTGCTGTTGTATTATCATGTGATGCAAAACGTCATACAGGAGACAGGCAATCATCAA TCGTGAGTGTTACATATCAGAGGACTCCATCTTCAGTGACAGGTGCTGACTATCGGGTTCCTACAAGTGAGCTTAAATGCTTGAGTCCACGGAAGGCACCTAGAAGTAGATATCGTTATTTGGACAGTGATGGAGCCCTGCTGACATCACCAGTCTGGCCCATACCTCCTGAAACAAAG GAGAAGTTTAATACCACTGAAAATAAAACAGCAGCCGAAGTGTCAATGAAGTATAAAAGCAAAAGAGATGATTGTAGGGAAAGAATACATGACAATAGGAGAAGTCATTTTCAGTTTGGCTCAAATGTGGATTTCAAACACTCAGAACAA CGTGACCAGTTCTCGTCCAGCAATCATGTTGACCAGTCTCTTCCTGCTGCTGGCAAGAGTGAAGGCCCTGAGGGGAAATACTCTCATGTTTATCAGAG GTCTGTCAACCAACAGGACCCTATGAATATTAACTTGAGGAAAGCCTTTTTGGAATTTGACACAAGTTT AAGTGGCAAAATCTCCAAAGATGACTTGTGTAAAGTGATGATCAGTCTCAGCATCACGATGAACAgggaaacatttgaaaaaatatGTGAAAT GTGTGATTCAAATCATTCTGGCCTCATTGACTACCGAGAGTTTTCCAAACACTTAAGTAAAGATGAACTGACTATCAGTCGAGGAGCCAAATCTCCAAGTTCATCCGTGATGAAGACTGATTTCTGTCCACCAGAACAAAGAAA ATGGACGTCAGCGCAGCAGCGCGCCATTGAAATGTCAGAGAGGATTGCAACTTTGCGTGTGAGCTCGCACTATTTTCACGAACACAACACAGGAG CTCCTCGTTTGTCAACCACCGCCCAAGATTTCGTGAGACCGGACAGAATGCTAG GGTCACAACACATCCAGAGTAAATAG